A window of the Trichoderma asperellum chromosome 4, complete sequence genome harbors these coding sequences:
- a CDS encoding uncharacterized protein (EggNog:ENOG41), which yields MAATYKQFLASPSSALLADNASLHYVTTLTSFVGAAEIIKHLGTLQKQVKKKKEEVLNVIDGQNIIAVEADTHIEFITSGGAYLPGLDDNFLSDREAFLPIMHIVTFDDQGKIAQIRQQWDQASLLKQLEIIGKSGRNWPIKDGKEQLNLIQSCIKSTFTPAQAQNGNSTPKPRNNASTNAMRDPHASLHLFSSREEVENAESANVVSPYSGQKPKQRAFTDILTDEPQHWDDDAKRRSLPPAKIGAGRNAQPIRIFDGQQHNEDDDDNEQKGPRYIRAHPAKYQHFAMNDGSAEESEDSNAASSTTPAAPRAKSKHDSTWSFEDFTTPVKSKPGRAQGSNPDARRFDTGEERAAEPIKPMVGKARRDAEAHFEMQDDGELPPEERRIATKSRGAIRNEGLYNNNLFEREAEEAPAGRALGNITNTKDRGKHFDPHFAMSDESPMPAAPRQPVTESLQKVIKTMNTSWSLTDESPAPQKENRAQPGKEPLPDSKIHIAGDGMGGKKGTQRDFIFGGDSAAEPPKQIIGRRGNHGTQKSAFWDL from the exons ATGGCTGCCACTTACAAGCAGTTCCTGGCCTCGCCCAGCTcggcgctgctggctgaCAATGCCTCGCTGCATTATGTGACCACGCTCACGTCTTTTGTCGGCGCCGCCGAGATCATCAAGCATCTTGGTACTCTGCAGAAgcaagtgaagaagaagaaggaagaggttCTCAACGTAATTGACGGCCAGAACATCATCGCCGTCGAGGCCGACACGCACATCGAGTTCATCACCAGCGGCGGGGCTTATCTGCCTGGTCTCGATGACAACTTCCTCTCTGACCGAGAAGCTTTCCTGCCTATT ATGCATATCGTGACTTTCGATGACCAAGGCAAGATTGCGCAAATCCGCCAGCAATGGGACCAGGCCTCGCTTCTCAAGCAACTCGAAATCATCGGGAAAAGCGGTCGCAACTGGCCCATCAAGGATGGCAAGGAACAGCTCAACCTTATCCAGTCTTGCATCAAGTCCACCTTTACCCCTGCTCAAGCTCAGAATGGCAACAGCACTCCGAAGCCACGAAACAACGCCTCGACCAATGCTATGCGAGATCCTCatgcttctctccatctctttaGCTCCAGGGAAGAGGTCGAAAATGCCGAGTCTGCCAACGTCGTCTCTCCCTATTCCGGTCAGAAGCCCAAGCAGCGCGCCTTCACCGACATTCTGACCGACGAACCCCAGCACTGGGATGATGACGCGAAACGGCGCTCGCTGCCACCCGCCAAGATTGGCGCGGGAAGGAATGCCCAGCCTATTCGCATTTTTGACGGACAGCAGcacaatgaagatgatgatgacaacGAGCAGAAGGGTCCCAGGTATATCCGCGCTCACCCTGCTAAATATCAACACTTTGCAATGAATGATGGTTCTGCCGAAGAGAGTGAAGACTCCAATGCGGCAAGCTCCACCACCCCAGCGGCCCCGAGGGCCAAGTCCAAGCATGACAGCACGTGGTCTTTCGAAGACTTCACCACCCCTGTCAAGTCAAAGCCTGGTCGAGCGCAAGGAAGCAACCCTGATGCGCGTCGCTTTGATACAGGGGAGGAACGCGCCGCAGAGCCTATCAAGCCCATGGTTGGCAAAGCTCGACGCGATGCGGAGGCCCATTTCGAGATGCAAGATGATGGCGAACTCCCTCCCGAAGAGCGACGTATCGCCACCAAATCGAGGGGCGCTATTCGTAATGAGGGTCTGTACAACAACAACCTCTTTGagcgagaggcagaggaagcACCTGCTGGCCGTGCTCTAGGCAACATCACCAACACCAAAGATCGCGGCAAACACTTCGATCCCCACTTTGCCATGTCGGACGAATCTCCCATGCCCGCCGCCCCGCGCCAGCCAGTCACTGAGAGTCTCCAAAAGGTTATCAAGACGATGAACACAAGCTGGAGTCTTACAGATGAATCACCTGCCCCACAGAAGGAAAACAGGGCTCAGCCTGGTAAGGAGCCGCTGCCGGATTCGAAGATTCACAttgctggcgatggcatGGGAGGCAAGAAGGGTACTCAACGAGACTTCATCTTTGGAGGTGACAGCGCCGCCGAGCCGCCCAAGCAGATCATCGGTCGAAGAGGAAATCACGGCACACAGAAGAGTGCCTTCTGGGACCTGTAA